A window of the Serinus canaria isolate serCan28SL12 chromosome 20, serCan2020, whole genome shotgun sequence genome harbors these coding sequences:
- the CD40 gene encoding tumor necrosis factor receptor superfamily member 5 isoform X2, with translation MNRLRLLGLLCAALLGCWEPGDALTCFDKQYMYKGRCCNRCRPGEKLISECSETEDSVCAPCESGHYQPSWTKEKQCPPHEICEGNAGLIEKVKGNATHNTVCQCRAGTHCSDISCQTCVENQPCQLGSGFVAAKAMDRMSSPCEPCAEGTFSNVSSKTEPCHPWTSCEEKGLVVKVKGTNSSDVICESTRRSSLSVLIPITAAIVTCLVGVCIYCLVHTDSRRRVPKEETLLRGQPVAQEDGKESRISEQEML, from the exons ATGAACCGGCTGAGACTTTTGGGACTGCTCTGCGCGGCGCTGCTGGGC TGCTGGGAACCTGGTGATGCCTTGACGTGCTTTGATAAGCAGTATATGTACAAGGGCAGATGCTGCAACCGGTGTCGGCCAG GGGAAAAACTGATCTCTGAGTGCAGTGAAACAGAAGACTCTGTCTGTGCCCCCTGTGAGAGCGGGCACTATCAGCCAAGCTGGACCAAGGAGAAGCAGTGTCCTCCTCATGAAATCTGTGAAGGCA ATGCCGGCCTCATTGAGAAGGTGAAAGGAAATGCAACACACAACACGGTGTGCCAGTGTCGGGCTGGCACGCACTGCTCTGACATCAGCTGCCAGACCTGCGTGGAGAACCAGCCttgccagcttggctctggcTTTGTGGCAG ccaaGGCCATGGACCGGATGTCATCACCCTGTGAACCCTGTGCAGAAGGCACCTTCTCCAACGTCTCTTCTAAAACCGAGCCGTGCCACCCCTGGACCAG ttgTGAGGAAAAGGGGCTGGTGGTGAAGGTGAAAGGGACGAACTCCTCGGATGTGATCTGTG AGTCGACCAGGCGCTCCTCACTGTCAGTGCTGATCCCCATCACAGCTGCAATTGTCACGTGCCTCGTGGGTGTCTGCATCTACTGCCTGGTGCACACAG ATTCCAGGCGACGAGTGCCAAAGGAG GAGACCCTACTCAGAGGCCAGCCTGTGGCCCAGGAGGATGGCAAGGAGAGCCGCATCTcggagcaggagatgctgtga
- the CD40 gene encoding tumor necrosis factor receptor superfamily member 5 isoform X1, translating to MNRLRLLGLLCAALLGCWEPGDALTCFDKQYMYKGRCCNRCRPGEKLISECSETEDSVCAPCESGHYQPSWTKEKQCPPHEICEGNAGLIEKVKGNATHNTVCQCRAGTHCSDISCQTCVENQPCQLGSGFVAAKAMDRMSSPCEPCAEGTFSNVSSKTEPCHPWTSCEEKGLVVKVKGTNSSDVICESTRRSSLSVLIPITAAIVTCLVGVCIYCLVHTDSRRRVPKEIEAGEPGENPDTQQPTEQDENVLPVQETLLRGQPVAQEDGKESRISEQEML from the exons ATGAACCGGCTGAGACTTTTGGGACTGCTCTGCGCGGCGCTGCTGGGC TGCTGGGAACCTGGTGATGCCTTGACGTGCTTTGATAAGCAGTATATGTACAAGGGCAGATGCTGCAACCGGTGTCGGCCAG GGGAAAAACTGATCTCTGAGTGCAGTGAAACAGAAGACTCTGTCTGTGCCCCCTGTGAGAGCGGGCACTATCAGCCAAGCTGGACCAAGGAGAAGCAGTGTCCTCCTCATGAAATCTGTGAAGGCA ATGCCGGCCTCATTGAGAAGGTGAAAGGAAATGCAACACACAACACGGTGTGCCAGTGTCGGGCTGGCACGCACTGCTCTGACATCAGCTGCCAGACCTGCGTGGAGAACCAGCCttgccagcttggctctggcTTTGTGGCAG ccaaGGCCATGGACCGGATGTCATCACCCTGTGAACCCTGTGCAGAAGGCACCTTCTCCAACGTCTCTTCTAAAACCGAGCCGTGCCACCCCTGGACCAG ttgTGAGGAAAAGGGGCTGGTGGTGAAGGTGAAAGGGACGAACTCCTCGGATGTGATCTGTG AGTCGACCAGGCGCTCCTCACTGTCAGTGCTGATCCCCATCACAGCTGCAATTGTCACGTGCCTCGTGGGTGTCTGCATCTACTGCCTGGTGCACACAG ATTCCAGGCGACGAGTGCCAAAGGAG ATAGAGGCTGGGGAGCCCGGAGAGAACCCAGATACCCAGCAGCCCACGGAGCAGGATGAGAATGTCTTGCCTGTGCAGGAGACCCTACTCAGAGGCCAGCCTGTGGCCCAGGAGGATGGCAAGGAGAGCCGCATCTcggagcaggagatgctgtga
- the CD40 gene encoding tumor necrosis factor receptor superfamily member 5 isoform X3: MYKGRCCNRCRPGEKLISECSETEDSVCAPCESGHYQPSWTKEKQCPPHEICEGNAGLIEKVKGNATHNTVCQCRAGTHCSDISCQTCVENQPCQLGSGFVAAKAMDRMSSPCEPCAEGTFSNVSSKTEPCHPWTSCEEKGLVVKVKGTNSSDVICESTRRSSLSVLIPITAAIVTCLVGVCIYCLVHTDSRRRVPKEIEAGEPGENPDTQQPTEQDENVLPVQETLLRGQPVAQEDGKESRISEQEML; this comes from the exons ATGTACAAGGGCAGATGCTGCAACCGGTGTCGGCCAG GGGAAAAACTGATCTCTGAGTGCAGTGAAACAGAAGACTCTGTCTGTGCCCCCTGTGAGAGCGGGCACTATCAGCCAAGCTGGACCAAGGAGAAGCAGTGTCCTCCTCATGAAATCTGTGAAGGCA ATGCCGGCCTCATTGAGAAGGTGAAAGGAAATGCAACACACAACACGGTGTGCCAGTGTCGGGCTGGCACGCACTGCTCTGACATCAGCTGCCAGACCTGCGTGGAGAACCAGCCttgccagcttggctctggcTTTGTGGCAG ccaaGGCCATGGACCGGATGTCATCACCCTGTGAACCCTGTGCAGAAGGCACCTTCTCCAACGTCTCTTCTAAAACCGAGCCGTGCCACCCCTGGACCAG ttgTGAGGAAAAGGGGCTGGTGGTGAAGGTGAAAGGGACGAACTCCTCGGATGTGATCTGTG AGTCGACCAGGCGCTCCTCACTGTCAGTGCTGATCCCCATCACAGCTGCAATTGTCACGTGCCTCGTGGGTGTCTGCATCTACTGCCTGGTGCACACAG ATTCCAGGCGACGAGTGCCAAAGGAG ATAGAGGCTGGGGAGCCCGGAGAGAACCCAGATACCCAGCAGCCCACGGAGCAGGATGAGAATGTCTTGCCTGTGCAGGAGACCCTACTCAGAGGCCAGCCTGTGGCCCAGGAGGATGGCAAGGAGAGCCGCATCTcggagcaggagatgctgtga